Proteins encoded in a region of the Panicum hallii strain FIL2 chromosome 3, PHallii_v3.1, whole genome shotgun sequence genome:
- the LOC112883972 gene encoding U-box domain-containing protein 29-like, with protein MDAAVAAQQERRRIRPPEPLVMAAAPPTPAAFRCPISLEVMRSPVSLPTGATYDRASIQRWLDSGHRTCPATRLPLASTDLVPNLLLRRLIHLHAATLPPSPSPEQVLSQLAAADGEPAAAEKAVRSLAAKIAPEKGKRESVASAVAADLDSAVPALLSFAKGGAGADARVDAVRILATVAQELVAYLTGDVTEKRGRVNMAVEALAAVLSADGVAEEAKDALVAALVAEDLGRVVTTLLGAGANGAAVLEAILTSPAADADAKTAIADLPELFPDLVRILRDAASPAAIRCMAAAVQVRGRPARASMVRAGAIPALALAVAAAPTAAAESALRLLAEAARCGDGKAAIAADAAEVAAAVMGRMIRVGPAGREAAVVALWLSCCAGGGERRVREAVASAPEAVGKLLVVMQGDCAPTTSRMAGELLRAVRLEQERKGMAAAYDSRTIHVMPY; from the coding sequence ATGGACGCAGCCGTCGCCGCGCAGCAGGAGAGGCGCCGGATCCGGCCGCCGGAACCGCTCGTGATGGCCGCagcgccgccgacgccggccGCGTTCCGGTGCCCGATCTCGCTGGAGGTGATGCGGTCGCCGGTCAGCCTCCCCACCGGCGCCACGTACGACCGCGCGTCCATACAGCGGTGGCTCGATTCCGGCCACCGCACCTGCCCCGCCACGCGGCTGCCGCTGGCGTCCACCGACCTGGTCCCCAACCTGCTCCTGCGCCGCCTCATCCACCTGCACGCCGCCACGCTGCCGCCTTCGCCGTCGCCCGAGCAGGTGCTGTCGCAGCTCGCGGCCGCGGACGGGgagcccgcggcggcggagaaggCCGTGCGCTCGCTCGCGGCCAAGATCGCGCCGGAGAAAGGGAAGCGGGAGTCCGTCGcgtccgccgtcgccgccgatcTCGACTCCGCGGTGCCGGCGCTCCTCTCCTTCGCGAAGGGCGGGGCGGGCGCCGACGCGCGCGTGGACGCCGTGAGGATCCTGGCTACCGTGGCCCAGGAGCTGGTCGCTTATCTCACGGGGGATGTGACGGAGAAGCGCGGGAGGGTCAACATGGCGGTGGAGGccctggccgccgtcttgtCCGCGGACGGAGTTGCGGAAGAGGCGAAGGATGCGCTCGTCGCTGCTCTCGTCGCCGAGGACCTGGGCCGCGTCGTGACGACGCTGCTCGGCGCGGGCGCCAACGGCGCCGCGGTGCTGGAGGCGATCCTGACGTCCCCCGCGGCGGACGCCGACGCCAAGACCGCCATCGCCGACCTGCCGGAGTTGTTCCCAGACCTCGTGAGGATCCTCCGGGACGCAGCGTCGCCGGCGGCCATCCGGTGCATGGCCGCGGCGGTGCAGGTCCGCGGGCGCCCGGCGCGCGCGTCGATGGTGCGGGCCGGGGCCATCCCCGCGCTGGCGCTGGCCGTGGCGGCCGCGCCCACGGCGGCCGCGGAGTCCGCGCTGCGGCTGCTGGCGGAGGCTGCCCGGTGCGGCGACGGGAAGGCGGCCATCGCGGCCGACGCGGCCGAGGTGGCGGCCGCCGTGATGGGGCGGATGATCCGGGTGGGCCCGGCGGGGCGGGAGGCCGCAGTGGTGGCGCTGTGGCTGTCGTgctgcgcgggcggcggggagcggcgggtGCGGGAGGCCGTGGCGTCCGCGCCCGAGGCCGTGGGGAAGCTGCTGGTGGTGATGCAGGGGGACTGCGCCCCGACCACCTCGCGGATGGCCGGCGAGCTGCTGCGGGCGGTGCGGCTGGAGCAGGAGCGCAAGGGCATGGCCGCCGCCTACGACAGCCGCACCATCCATGTCATGCCATACTGA